A window of Streptomyces sp. NBC_01224 genomic DNA:
CAGGGCGCCAAGCCGGGGCTCGGTGGGATGCTGCCAGGCGCGAAGGTGACCCCCGAGATTGCCAAGATCCGCGGCATCCCGGCCGGCAAGGACTGCGCCTCCCCCTCTCGGCACACCGCGTTCCACGACGTCGACTCGATGCTCGACTTCGTGGAGCTGCTCGCCACCGAGACCGGTTTGCCGGTCGGGATCAAGAGCGCTGTGGGGGAGATGAGCTTCTGGCAGGAGCTGGCCACGCTGATGGCGCGTGGTGATCGCGGGGTCGACTTCGTGACGATCGACGGCGGCGAGGGCGGCACCGGGGCGGCTCCCCTGATCTTCACCGACTCGGTGTCGCTGCCGTTCCGGATGGGCTTCTCCCGCGTCTACAGCACGTTCGCCGAGCGGGGTCTGACCGACGACCTCACCTTCATCGGCTCCGGCAAGCTCGGCCTGCCCGAGAACGCCGCCGTCGCCTTCGCCCTGGGTGTCGACATGATCAACGTCGCCCGCGAGGCAATGCTGTCCATCGGCTGCATCCAGGCGCAGAAATGCCATACCGACAAGTGCCCCACCGGCATCGCCACCCAGGACCCGTGGCTGGTGCGCGGCGTCGACGCGCCCTCGAAGGCCACCCGGGCCGCTGTCTACCTGCGCACCCTGCGTAAGGAGCTGCTGAAGGTCTCGGGAGCTGTCGGCGTCGCCCACCCGGCACTCATCACCACCACCGACATCGAGATCATGAACGGCGACTACGACGCCCGCACCTTGGCGAGCGTCTACGGCTACAAGGACGGCTGGGGCGAACTCGGCCCGGAGCTCGCCCAGGAGATCACCGCGCTGCTCACCGCCAAACCGACCCCTCTCCAGAAGCCTGTCGGCTGACGTGTGACGAGTTGCCAGTGCCTGATCTGCGAGGTCGGGCGGTGCGGGGCGGTCGGCCGGGCTGACTACGAGCCACGGCCTGTTGACCCGGGCGGGTGGGACTGGCACGGCGACTTCCCGGCCCCTCCGGGGCGCGGGTCCTGGGGGCACGCCCGACCAGCACCACCTGCTGCACGACGAGATGGCGGCCGCCCAAACGCCGACTCCACGCTGAGCCCAGCCAGCGGTGCCCTCAGCCACACGTGGCTGAGGGCACCGCCGCATTCCAGTCGCCAGCGCCTTCGTCGGAGGTCGGCTCTCGGCGCACTTCTTCGACCGGCCGTGAAGAAGGACCCCGGCCGGTCGGAACGCGCCGTGAGATCTTCGGCTACGCCGATACCGACAAAGGTCCGCTGCAGTTGCGCAGACCTGCCTCGATTCCTACGGTGCAGCCGTGACGGGCAGCGCCCGGGTCGCTAGCCTCGCCCTGCAACCGATCCGCGCCGCCCGCACCGCGATGCACACCACCGCCCCGACGATGCGCGCCACCGCACCCGATACCCGGGCAGTGCACTGCATCCGATGCACGACATCGACCCGGAGTGCACGACATCGGAGTGGGGAGGCCCGCGCGGACCAGGAGGAGCCAGATCTTCGGCGAGCCGTAGGTACCGCCGGAGCCCCTTCTTCAGCCGGTGCTGGGTCACGGGGCGGGGATCTTCATCCCTCGGTAGAGGTAGCGGATGGTCTTCACCCTGGCGGGGTCGAACAGTCGCACCTCGTCCGTGACGGGCCACCAGCGGCCACCGCAGTAGCGGTGGCGCAGGTCCTTCCAGGTGCTCCGGCGGACTTTCTTCGCAGCCATTTGATGACCCGCTGCCAGACGAAACGGCGTAGGTATCAGAAGGTGGCGTGCGAGACACCGAAGCGGAAGTAGGCGGTCCAGCCCCGCAGCACCCGGTTGAGGCGGTGCAGCAGGACTTCCAGCGGCAGATTGGTGTCCTGCCGGCATACGTTGCTCACCTTGTCCTTGATCGACGCGAGCGCCTTCTTGGACGGGTAGGTGTAGACGTAGTGCCGGTTGGTGCCCTTCTTCCGGTGGCGCTGGAGGCGCCGGCCGAGGAAGTCCAGGCCCTCGTCGATGTGCGTGATCTTCGTCTTCTCCGGTGACAGGGGCAGGCTCAGGGGAGAGGACCTCAGCTACCCAGGCACGGATGGCTGTCGCATCCTCGCGGGTCCCGGCGACGAGCACGAGAAAGTCGTCCGCGTACCGGCAGATCCGGTAGTTGGGCTTGCCCGTTGCCCGCCGGTGGGCCCTGCGGCTGCGGGTGGCTCCTGGTCCTCCCCTCCGCCCCACCACGAGACCATCAGCCGGCGACGGACCTGCCCCCACTCCCGGCCTGGAAGGACGGTGCTTGCGCGGTCTCGGATGGTTCCCACGTTTCCTGTGTGCCGATCGGCCAGGATGGGTGCCCTGCTTTGCCCTGACAGCCTAGCCGTGCCTACGCCGCAGCCCTTCGGCACGGCCCCCGGACCTGAAGACTTCTCGGGCTCCGGAGTCGGCGGCCCGCATGTAGGGCAGCCGCGTACTGCATCCCGGCCCAGATCCACCAGGTTGGAGCCGGTACAACGCTTACGGAGCTTTAACCGCAGGTTCCTCACGTACACCTTCTGGCCTCGCTTGCCGGACCCGCACCGTCTGGCAGTACCGGCGCGTCCCGTCGTTGTCGGGGCTGCCTCCCGCCCTTCCCGGCATCCCCCGGGTCGGACTGGCCCCAGCTTCTACCGAACCGCTGCGACGGCCCGGCGGTGGTGGTCTTGCACCTCCACTCGGTCACACAAAACTTCGTGGCGCACCCATGCATCGCTTGAGGACATCACGTTCCGTCTCCAGCTCGCGTATCCGCTTGTTCTTCTCGTTCATCTCCCGGCGCAGCCTGCTGCACGGTGCAGCGCCTTACGCCGACCCGCCCCAGAGCCCGTGCGCGACCACGTACAACGAGCAGGGCCGGTACCGGCTGCGCGAAGACTGTGCGCGGGGACCGGCCCCGACGCACCGTCACGACGCCCCACTGCAGC
This region includes:
- a CDS encoding FMN-binding glutamate synthase family protein gives rise to the protein MRARSIGAAAATALALVAVRDLVQKKHALLRNFPVIGHARYLLETIGPELRQYVVTSNEEERPFSRDQRTWIYASAKEENNYFGFGTDVDVEHVQGHAYVKQRTFAGTLPDLHDPQGPLPSAKVLGGPRGRAKAFRPASVVNISAMSFGSLSGAAITALNKGAALAGAMQNTGEGGLSQYHRNGGDLVLQIGTSYFGCRNEDGTFNLDKLKDVVAGAPVKAIEIKLSQGAKPGLGGMLPGAKVTPEIAKIRGIPAGKDCASPSRHTAFHDVDSMLDFVELLATETGLPVGIKSAVGEMSFWQELATLMARGDRGVDFVTIDGGEGGTGAAPLIFTDSVSLPFRMGFSRVYSTFAERGLTDDLTFIGSGKLGLPENAAVAFALGVDMINVAREAMLSIGCIQAQKCHTDKCPTGIATQDPWLVRGVDAPSKATRAAVYLRTLRKELLKVSGAVGVAHPALITTTDIEIMNGDYDARTLASVYGYKDGWGELGPELAQEITALLTAKPTPLQKPVG
- a CDS encoding group II intron maturase-specific domain-containing protein translates to MSNVCRQDTNLPLEVLLHRLNRVLRGWTAYFRFGVSHATF